One region of Cinclus cinclus chromosome 1, bCinCin1.1, whole genome shotgun sequence genomic DNA includes:
- the LOC134051519 gene encoding WAS/WASL-interacting protein family member 3-like → MRLNPAPQPGGQAASQAGPCPRSPPHPERPQLFQPELLESGHAPQTLSPSHTALNSAPSLLPPIPRGARGSPHLHRPKPQTRGGGKGESSRRLPGGSTALRESDRRRGGHRALPPEPRPAERSPFKLPAPGPAGKGTRSPAGLSPSTHTTAGAVKTSSARPRPPPPPPPPPAPPPPPGALRGGRAQGQGTMKRRPPQPGSAAAGAAASARGL, encoded by the exons ATGAGGCTTAACCCCGCCCCGCAGCCGGGTGGGCAGGCAGCCAGCCAGGCGGGCCCCTGCCCGCGGAGCCCCCCCCACCCCGAGCGCCCGCAGCTGTTCCAGCCGGAGCTGCTGGAAAGCGGCCACGCTCCCCAGACTTTGTCTCCCTCGCACACAGCGCTGaactctgctccctccctcctccctcccatcCCCAGGGGCGCTCGCGGCTCCCCCCACCTCCACCGCCCCAAGCCGCAGACGCGCGGcggggggaagggggagagctcccgccgcctccccgGGGGATCCACGGCGCTCCGGGAGAGCGACCGCCGACGGGGCGGGCACCGAGCGCTGCCCCCGGAGCCGCGTCCGGCGGAGCGCAGCCCGT TTAAACTTCCTGCTCCCGGCCCGGCTGGGAAGGGGACGAGGAGCCCGGCCGGACTCAGCCCCTCGACACACAcaacagctggagctgtcaAAACTTCCTCCGCTCGGCCTCGgcccccgccgcctccgccgccgccgcccgctccTCCTCCGCCCCCGGGGGCTCTGCGCGGGGGGAGGGCGCAGGGCCAGGGTACAATGAAGCGGCGGCCGCCGCAGCCGGGCAGCGCAGCAGCCGGAGCCGCCGCCAGCGCCCGGGGCCTCTAA